In the Drosophila takahashii strain IR98-3 E-12201 chromosome 3R, DtakHiC1v2, whole genome shotgun sequence genome, one interval contains:
- the LOC108065582 gene encoding kelch-like protein 40b, giving the protein MSLEEKTSSSLEEPPSSLEVDEDEQELCKIDKELREKISKSIKKQENKSWETLPECRLEDMGFMESRQDLHFTFGCSKEYMVRGITDLLENKKCTDVVIHVGDQSFKCHLPVLQVCTEYFKQFNRVDSVTLTTDMVTPKGFELAYEWMTHANAKLTRKHIVELYMTASFLEIPELNAHLWSRLDNPKLLNGFEAFRLYLECLPLKAAVLQELMLGRIHNYFLMAVATEEYLALEPRHVFQLLGHINMCVNSEMEMFMSGVRWLFYDWENRKEFAVTIMQAIRFNLMPAWYTTVLKTKHSDAEFQELLDMPQIQSMINLGLSFSITHNFLDPTSPLKEPLQMQKPQERQWVFNPNIRHHHRYECPKWRYLNLDVFNEYMQHIIIAGPRYVPSLEYLKPGQMMTCCHDALEKKSLNK; this is encoded by the exons ACCGCCAAGTAGCTTGGAGGTCGACGAAGATGAACAGGAGTTATGCAAAAT TGATAAAGAACTACGggaaaaaatatccaaaagcattaaaaaacaggaaaataaatCCTGGGAAACCCTGCCTGAATGCCGTTTAGAGGACATGGGCTTCATGGAGTCCAGGCAAGATCTCCACTTCACTTTCGGCTGCAGCAAGGAGTATATGGTCCGGGGAATAACGGATCTGTTggagaacaaaaagtgcacAGACGTAGTGATCCATGTGGGCGACCAGTCCTTCAAGTGCCATTTACCTGTGTTGCAGGTGTGCACCGAATACTTCAAGCAATTTAACCGGGTGGATTCAGTCACTTTAACTACGGATATGGTAACGCCAAAGGGCTTTGAGCTGGCCTACGAATGGATGACCCATGCGAATGCCAAACTAACCCGAAAACACATTGTGGAACTCTATATGACTGCCAGTTTCCTTGAAATTCCAGAGCTAAACGCCCATCTGTGGAGTCGATTGGACAATCCGAAGTTGCTTAATGGCTTCGAGGCCTTTCGATTGTATCTCGAGTGTCTGCCCCTGAAGGCGGCTGTTCTGCAGGAACTGATGCTGGGCCGCATTCATAACTACTTTCTGATGGCCGTGGCCACGGAGGAATATCTGGCATTGGAACCCAGGCACGTCTTCCAGCTGCTCGGTCACATAAATATGTGTGTTAATTCCGAGATGGAGATGTTTATGAGTGGTGTGAGATGGCTATTCTACGATTGGGAAAATCGCAAAGAGTTTGCGGTGACCATTATGCAGGCGATACGCTTTAATCTAATGCCCGCCTGGTATACCACTGTTCTGAAGACCAAACACTCGGATGCGGAGTTCCAGGAGCTGTTGGACATGCCGCAAATCCAGTCGATGATCAATCTGGGCCTTTCCTTCTCGATAACCCACAACTTTCTGGATCCCACGTCGCCTTTAAAGGAACCACTGCAGATGCAGAAGCCCCAGGAACGCCAGTGGGTCTTCAATCCGAACATTCGACATCACCATAGATACGAGTGTCCCAAGTGGCGGTATCTGAATCTGGATGTCTTCAATGAGTACATGCAGCACATCATCATCGCAGGTCCTCGGTATGTGCCCTCCCTGGAGTATCTGAAGCCCGGCCAGATGATGACCTGCTGCCACGATGCCCTGGAAAagaaatcattaaataaatga
- the Cyp6a18 gene encoding probable cytochrome P450 6a18, with product MALTYYLFQVAVALLAIVTYTLHRKLTFFKRRGIPYDKPHPIRGNMDGYKKTRTVHEIYQDYYNKYRNSKAPFVGFYLFQKPAAFIIDLELAKQILIKNFSNFSDKGIYYNEKDDPMSAHLFNLDGPQWRLLRSKLSSTFTSGKMKFMYPTVLSVAEEFMAVMHEKVAQNSVLDVRDLVARFTVDVIGTCAFGIQCNSLRDEKAEFLHFGRRALLDHRHGKLLTGFMRSYPNLARRLGFQRNAKHTQDFYHRIVTETVSLREKENIKRNDFMDMLIALKNQKEMTLESGEVVKGLTMEEVVAQAFVFFIAGFDTSSSTMGFALYELAKNPQIQEKVRAEVEEVLQQHDHKFTYECIKDLKYLNQVINETLRHYTIVPNVDRVAAKRFVVPGNPKFVIEAGQSIIIPSSAIHHDPSIYPEPNEFRPERFSPEESANRPSVAWLPFGEGPRNCIGLRFGQMQARTGLALLIKNFRFSTCEQTADPLIYDPNSTILLGLKCGIHLKVEAI from the exons ATGGCGTTGACATACTATCTTTTTCAAGTGGCGGTCGCCTTGCTGGCGATCGTGACCTACACTCTCCACCGAAAGTTGACTTTCTTCAAGCGTCGTGGGATTCCTTATGATAAACCTCACCCGATCAGGGGAAATATGGATGGTTATAAGAAGACCAGGACCGTTCATGAAATCTACCAGGATTACTACAACAAATATCGGAATAGCAAAGCTCCTTTTGTGGGATTTTACCTCTTCCAAAAGCCCGCCGCCTTCATTATCGACCTCGAGTTGGCCAAGCAAATTTTGATAAagaatttttcgaatttctctGATAAAGGTATTTATTATAACGAGAAAGATGATCCCATGTCGGCGCATCTCTTTAATCTCGATGGTCCACAGTGGCGTTTGCTGAGGAGCAAACTGTCCTCGACCTTTACATCTGGTAAAATGAAGTTCATGTATCCCACTGTTCTTTCGGTGGCCGAGGAGTTTATGGCTGTGATGCATGAGAAGGTCGCGCAGAACTCAGTTTTGGATGTCAGGGATCTGGTGGCCCGGTTCACGGTGGATGTCATCGGAACCTGCGCCTTTGGCATCCAGTGCAACAGTCTGCGCGACGAGAAGGCCGAGTTTTTGCACTTTGGCCGACGGGCTTTGTTGGACCATCGACATGGCAAACTCTTGACGGGCTTCATGCGCAGCTATCCCAATTTGGCCAGGCGATTGGGTTTCCAACGGAACGCTAAACATACGCAGGACTTTTATCACCGCATTGTCACAGAGACTGTGAGTTTGCGGGAGAAGGAGAATATCAAGCGGAATGATTTCATGGACATGCTAATTGCcttgaaaaatcaaaaggaaaTGACCCTCGAGAGCGGCGAGGTGGTCAAGGGTTTGACCATGGAGGAGGTCGTTGCCCAGGCTTTTGTGTTCTTTATTGCTGGGTTCGATACCTCATCGTCGACAATGGGATTTGCACTCTACGAGCTGGCCAAGAATCCGCAGATCCAGGAGAAAGTAAGAGCCGAGGTGGAGGAGGTTTTGCAGCAACATGATCACAAGTTTACCTACGAGTGCATTAAGGATCTCAAGTACCTCAACCAGGTTATAAAT GAAACTCTCCGCCACTATACCATAGTACCCAATGTGGATCGAGTGGCCGCCAAGCGCTTTGTGGTCCCCGGTAATCCAAAATTTGTGATCGAGGCCGGCCAGTCGATCATCATTCCTTCATCGGCCATCCACCACGATCCCAGCATCTATCCCGAACCCAATGAATTCCGTCCTGAGCGATTCTCCCCCGAGGAATCGGCCAATCGTCCTTCAGTTGCTTGGCTGCCCTTTGGCGAAGGACCTCGCAACTGTATTGGCCTGCGATTTGGACAGATGCAAGCTCGCACTGGACTCGCTCTGCTCATCAAGAACTTTAGGTTCTCCACATGCGAACAAACAGCAGATCCTCTCATCTACGATCCGAATTCTACAATTCTTCTCGGGCTGAAATGCGGAATTCATTTGAAAGTGGAGGCTATCTAA
- the Gr98a gene encoding putative gustatory receptor 98a gives MGQMSGELHAASLLRMRRVMKCMGMLPIFQNLHAKVFCTVVLLITVGCSSYWRFSFDYDFDYDFLNDHFSSTIDLTNFTALIASHVIIVIELLWANCSQDVDRQLQEIHCQLKVQLGIPNNTDRIRGYCNAIYGSLIIRWLIFFLMTVYNNRALTYYALYSELVLLARFSEFTLYCAVILFLYQELVLGASNVVKELEKTRFELWTIRRLTLEKLPKLQRIHGSLWQSIRCLERYFQLSLITLLMKFFVDTSALPYWLYLSKVQHTDVSIQHYVELDECIKILEIIVPCYICTRCDAMQRKLRSMFYTITTDRRNGQLNAALRRLNLQLSQEKCQFSAGGLVEITTEMLGKFIFGMISYIVICIQFSINLRASNSSKLAQSSTPGAHI, from the exons ATGGGACAAATGTCAGGAGAACTACACGCTGCCTCGTTGCTTCGCATGCGTCGCGTGATGAAATGCATGGGAATGCTACCGATATTTCAGAACCTCCACGCGAAAGTGTTTTGCACTGTGGTCCTCTTGATTACAGTGGGATGTTCCAGTTACTGGCGCTTCAGCTTTGACTATGACTTCGACTATGATTTCCTAAACGATCACTTTTCCAGCACCATCGATCTGACCAACTTTACGGCCCTCATTGCGAGTCATGTGATTATTGTGATAGAATTGTTGTGGGCAAATTGCAGCCAGGATGTGGATAGGCAGTTGCAGGAGATCCATTGCCAGTTGAAAGTACAACTGGGCATACCAAATAATACGGATAGGATTAGGGGATACTGCAATGCCATTTATGGGTCCCTGATCATCAGGTGGCTCATATTCTTCTTAATGACTGTCTATAATAATCGCGCTTTGACCTACTATGCTTTATATTCTGAATTGGTTTTGCTGGCTCGTTTCTCCGAGTTCACTTTGTACTGTGCCGTGATTTTGTTCCTTTATCAGGAACTCGTCCTTGGAGCTTCGAATGTGGTTAAAGAGCTGGAGAAAACCCGATTTGAACTGTGGACCATTCGCCGTTTGACTCTGGAGAAGTTGCCCAAGCTGCAAAGAATCCACGGTTCATTGTGGCAATCGATTCGATGTTTGGAGCGCTACTTTCAGCTGAGCCTGATCACACTGCTCATGAAATTCTTTGTGGATACCTCGGCTCTGCCCTACTGGCTGTATCTCAGTAAAGTGCAGCACACAGATGTGTCCATACAACACT ATGTCGAATTGGACGAGTGCATCAAAATCTTGGAAATTATAGTGCCCTGCTATATCTGCACACGATGCGATGCAATGCAGCGAAAGTTGCGATCGATGTTCTACACAATCACCACAGATCGACGAAATGGCCAACTTAATGCAGCTCTGAGAAGACTTAATCTGCAACTCAGTCAGGAGAAATGTCAGTTTAGTGCAGGAGGACTGGTGGAAATCACCACAGAAATGCTGGGAAAG TTCATCTTTGGAATGATCAGCTACATAGTGATCTGCATTCAATTTAGCATCAATCTCAGGGCCAGCAATTCCAGCAAACTTGCACAAAGTTCGACACCCGGTGCCCACATTTAA
- the LOC108065542 gene encoding uncharacterized protein, producing the protein MSRFSNSFCILFLTIQWLDFCLPAAIGNNPLDITDQLVNFRVTLDQESNYLLPELELQLLQAQQQEDDLRVVRMQLMQLNLLKLLIALDCFILLCIYLYAREGKKYHPVQNV; encoded by the exons ATGTCTCGGTTTAGTAACTCCTTCTGCATCCTCTTTTTAACGATCCAATGGCTGGATTTTTGCCTGCCAGCTGCTATTGGAAATAATCCCCTGGATATAACCGATCAGCTTGTGAATTTCAGGGTGACACTAGACCAGGAATCGAATTATTTGCTGCCCGAACTTGAGCTGCAATTGCTGCAGGCACAACAACAAGAAGATG ATCTGCGAGTAGTGCGCATGCAATTAATGCAGTTAAACTTACTGAAGTTGCTTATTGCCTTGGACTGCTTTATCTTGCTGTGCATTTATTTGTATGCCAGAGAAGGCAAAAAATACCATCCAGTGCAGAACGTATGA
- the LOC108065533 gene encoding variant surface antigen A: MKVIILICLLGCLANANGFLHHILKPSGRDDSAGNDILGGIMDIFGLGDNSSHNKTAESTGSPPNLLGGIVNHFMKGFMNLLGSIGSGSGDGDGDEDEDSTTESSTQESTTTESEEKSSEDTTTESAGTSSEDTSTTEATTTESETSTEESTTEDTSTSSSTEAETSTDESTTEVTSTTESETSAEESTKKGKKGKKGK; this comes from the exons ATGAAAGTGATTATCTTGATTTGCCTGCTTGGCTGTCTGGCCAATGCCAATGGCTTCTTGCATCATATTCTAAAGCCTTCGGGACGAGATGATTCAGCCGGCAATGATATTCTAGGCGGAATAATGGATATCTTTGGACTCGGAGACAACAGCAGTCACAATAAAACAGCCGAATCTACGGGCTCACCGCCGAATCTGTTAGGCGGTATAGTGAACCACTTTATGAAG GGATTTATGAATCTATTGGGTAGTATCGGCTCCGGCTCCGGCGATGGGGATGGCGATGAAGATGAGGATTCAACGACGGAATCAAGTACTCAAGAATCAACTACTACCGAATCAGAAGAAAAATCTTCAGAGGATACTACCACAGAATCTGCAGGAACATCTTCAGAAGATACATCCACAACAGAGGCTACAACCACGGAATCAGAAACTTCGACAGAGGAATCCACCACAGAAGATACGTCCACCAGTTCCAGTACCGAAGCAGAAACATCGACTGACGAATCCACCACAGAAGTTACATCAACTACGGAATCAGAAACATCGGCTGAGGAATCcaccaaaaaagggaaaaaagggaAGAAAGGGAAATAA